The genomic DNA CGGCCACCGGCGCGGCTTTCTACGCCATGGAGGTGCCACCAAACGGCGGCGATACCCACTGGATCAACACTGTGCTCGCCTACGAGGCGTTGGACAGCGAGACTCGCGCCTTGATCGACGCCCGCCACGGCTTGTTCGCCTACCAGATGTACGACACGGACATCACCGACGCGCCGGCGGTGCGCTCGATTCGCGACCGCACACCCGATGCGCGCCATCCCACGGTGCTGTACCACCCAGTCGACGGCCAGCCCAACCTCTACTTCGATCCCACTCAGACCTACGCGATCGACGGCCACGACGAGGACACCAGCGAAGCGCTGGTGAGCAAGCTCTCCGCCCACCTGATGCAACCTGAGTTTCGTCACACCCATCGCTGGCGCCTAGGCGACCTCATGCTCTGGGACAACGCCCGCCTGCTGCATTCGCGCGAGGCTTTCGATCCTAAGCTACCGCGCCTAGCCAAGCGTACGACGATCTTCCTCCGTCCCGATCTGTTCCCCGTGCCCGCCCTGCCATGAGCGAACACGCTGACCCACGCCCGCTCGACGGTATGCGCGTGGTGGAGATGGGACAGATCCTCGCTGGCCCCTTCGCCTCCACCCTGCTCGCCTACTTCGGCGCCGAGGTCATCAAGATCGAACCGCCGGGCAGCGGTGACCCGATTCGAAGTTGGCGCATCACCCGCAACGGCACATCGCTCTGGTGGTGGAGCCACGCGCGCAACAAGAAATCCGTCACCGTGAACCTCAAGCGCGAAGAAGGTCAGGCGATCGCACTCGCGCTGCTGCGCGATGCAGATGCTCTGGTGGAGAACTTCCGCCCGGGTCAGATGGAGAAATGGAACCTAGGCCCGGACGTGGTGCGCAACGCCAACCCGGCGCTCATCTACACGCGGGT from Pseudomonadota bacterium includes the following:
- a CDS encoding TauD/TfdA family dioxygenase translates to MRTSAPSDAVITKRPLKDSAGRPTFGVEVGGIDLRDADDQLLELLATTWSEHPLVLIRDQLLDEPTLMRVSSAFGELEQVVRKDIHSRYHPQVALVTNLYLEDGTNLGGLGSYELRWHTDQSYRERPATGAAFYAMEVPPNGGDTHWINTVLAYEALDSETRALIDARHGLFAYQMYDTDITDAPAVRSIRDRTPDARHPTVLYHPVDGQPNLYFDPTQTYAIDGHDEDTSEALVSKLSAHLMQPEFRHTHRWRLGDLMLWDNARLLHSREAFDPKLPRLAKRTTIFLRPDLFPVPALP